CATGGCCATGCCCGTGGCAACATTGATACCGGTACATGGTATCGTGCAGATGGGGTCGAATGCAGGTCGGTCATGGCATTTCAAGCGATTCATCCAATGGCCCTTCATCTTGGCCTTCGCCATCGGAGCGGCCATTGGCACAGCCATCGGCTCTCAGTTCGTCGTGGCACTCCCCGACAATCTGCTCAAACTCATTCTGGCGCTTTTCGTGCTGTTTCTGGTTTGGGGTCCCAAGCCAAAGCGGGTAAGAGGCGGTAATGGTGCCATAGCCATGGGTGGTGGACTGTCATCTCTGGCTGGCATGTTTGTCGGGGCCACTGGTCCATTGGTCGGTGCCATCGTGGCAGGCCGCGCCGATGAGCGCCAGGCCATCGTTGCCACCCATGCCTGTGCCATGACCTTGCAGCATGGACTTAAAATTCTCGCCTTTGGCGCAATCGGCTTTGCCTTTCAAACCTGGCTCGGTCTCCTAATTGCCATGATTGCCTCAGGTTACGCCGGAACGATTGTCGGTGGAGCTATCCTGAAACGCATGCCGGATCATTATTTCCGTGTCATTTTCAAAGGCCTGCTGACCTTGCTGGCCTTGATGATGCTGGGCAAAGCATTGTTAGGCTTTGCGGAGTAACTCCCCGCATAAGCCTCAGGTTACGATCCGGGGATTGCGGTGCCCCCAATCCGTACAAAGATCCGCCATGATCGTTCCTGACAGATCTTCCATTGTCCGAACGTTTATGGCCTCTTCGCCATAAGCGCCAAAGACCACCACCTCATCACCGACTTGCGCATCCGTCAACGCACTGACATCGACAACAATCGTATTCATGGAAATCTTGCCCAGAACCGGTAGCTGCTTACCCCGAACCAGAACCTGACTACGGTCGGAAAAGCGACGGCTATAACCGTTGGCATAGCCAATCGAAATATTGGCCAGCATTTTGTCTTCCGACAGCAAGCTCGAGCGATCATAGCCAATGGTACTGCCTTGCGGATAGCGACCGATGGATGTGATGCGCGCTTTCAGGGTCATGGTCGGTTGAAAACCGAGATCCTGCCGAACCAATCCATATAGAACTGCCCCACAGCGCATCATATCAGTTCCCACTTTTTGTCCAGACACAAGGGTCAAAGAACTTCCCCCATGAACGAGAATATCTTCACGTCTGAGCGATGAGTTGCGGAAGACCCAATTCACATCATGATGAAAGCGGGTAATGCTGATCTGCAACTCCTCAGTCAGATTGGATGGAAAATGGGTACAGATACCGACAATATTGTCCCCAACCAGCGAAATGATTCTGGCAAAACTCTCCCGCCCCGACGTAATGGAAAGCTCCAATCCATCGCGAGACATGCCTCCCGCATTGAGCGATAGGTGAAGCGGGATCACAAGGTCGCGCTTCTTAATCAGCCCTGCAAAAGCCTGGGCAGCTTCAACCGTGCTGACTTGCTCTTCGACATCAAAGGGCAGCGCATTCACCGCCTCGTCAAACGTCGCAGTACGCAAACGCATGATGGTGCCCCCAAACCCTGCTTCACGCACGGCCATGGCCTCCGAGTTGGAGGTGATCCCCACATAGCCGATCTTGTGGCTGAGCAAAATCGGCACCACATTCTCGATCCCGTGGCCATAGGCATCGGCCTTGAGCACGACACAAAAACGGCTTCCAGCCGGAAGAATATCCAGCGCAATTCGCAGATTTTGCTCGATTTTGGCGCAAGAAATCTCGCACCACGACGAATGGAGTGGCGTTGTCTTCATCTTAAACGACCGGTAAGTCTATGGAAACGTGAAAATATCAGCGGTGGCGATCATGCCACCGAAACCAAATCTGCTAGCTGAACATCAAATCGGGCAACCAGAGAGCGACTTGCGGAATAAAGGTTGTGATCAACAATGTCGGCAACCAAGCAAAAACAATCATGATCAAGGTCGGCTTCATCATCACATTGACCGGCGTGTCGGTGACTCGCGCCCCCAGATAGAGCAGTGGAGCCGTTGGCGGCGTGATGTTGGCCATACCCAGATTGACGCCAAGGACAGCGGCAAAATGAACGGGGTCCATGCCCACGCTTTGCACAATCGGCAACAGCAAGGGAGCAGACAAAAGCAGACCCGAAATATCGTCCATCAGCATGCCAATCAGGATCATCACCAGATTGACCATCAGCAAAACAATGATCGGATTGTCCGAGACCGAATAGATCAGTTCCTTCGCGATAGCCGGAATATTCTCAAAGACCAAAAACTGGGAAACGATCAGCACGATGAGAACCATCATCATCACCACGCCAATGGTGGTGCCTGCATAGCGAAGCGTGGGAAAGAAATTCTCCCGGGTCAACCCCTTATAAACAAAGAAGCCAATTGGAATGGCATAAACCACAGCAACACCGGCGGCCTCGGTTGGAGTCATGACGCCCCCATAAATTCCACCCAAAATGATCACCGGCATCAGCAAGGCGGGCATGGCCTTGATGCCACGCTTGCGCAACTCAAACCTGAAACTTCCCTCATGGCGGTCGGTTTTCAGATCTTTCACATTGCGCAGCATGACAAAGTTCACGATACAAAGCAGCAAGATGAGGATAAGCCCTGGCACAACGGTCGCCAAAAAACACTTCAAAACGGACTGCTGTGTGACCCAGGCATAAAGAATTTGCGAAGAGCTTGGTGGGATCAGCAACCCCAAAGGGCTGGCGCTGACGATCAAGGCAGCTGCCAGACCATCTGGATAGTTGGCCTTGCGCAAATGCGGCATCATGATCGAGCCAATGCAGGTCAACGTCGCCGCAGCCGAGCCGGAAATCGCCCCGAAAATACCGCTGGCAACGACGGAAGCTGCGCTCAACCCACCACGGATGTGGCCGACCATCAATTCCGCCAGGGCAACCAATGGTGCAGCAATCCGGCCCCGCTCCATGATGGCACCTGCCAGAATGAAAAGCGGGATCGCCAGTAGAACAAGTGAGCTGATTTTCCAATGTCCGGTCGGCATGAAGCCACTGACATCATGGCCGCCAAAGAAGGCGATGAACATCAAAACCGCACCAAAGGCCATCGGAACACTGACGCCAATGATCAGCATGACGCAGATCAGGATAAGACTTCCCAAAATAATCATCTGACGGGATCCTCAAGAATTGGATGCAGATTTGCTATCGAGCGTTGGTTTGCACCTGAACAGAACAATCAAATGCAGCAGGCTGTAGAACGCCATCAGGCCAAAACCAACCAGCATGGCAAGACGGGGTACAAAGAAAGGAATACGAAGAGCAATCGTCGTCCGCCAGCGTGGATAGCTCTCAATCTCGTCAATCAGCATCAGGGTCGACCAATAGACCAGGGCCAACGCCACGATCAGTTCAATGGATCCAACAATAATGGAACGCAGATGTGCCATGTGCGGATCCTTGATGACATAGGTCAGCAAATCCGCATTCACATGCGTCCCATCATGGGTCCCCATCGCGCTACCGGCAAAATAGAGCCAGAAACAGATGATCAGCAGCCATTCTTCATAGGCAAACAAATCCGCCCCAAAACCATAGCGAAAAACCACGACGAAGAAGAAAGTCCCGGCCATGATCAGGCAGCCAATGACCAGCATCCATGATTTGATGACAATCAATCGGTCGATGAAGCGGGCCATACCCGGAGAGAAATGCTGGGAGAGATTGGTCATGACAGCCCTCTAACCTCTATATGCAAGATGAACAGGACAGGCAACCACGATAGACCGCCTATCCTCTTGCTGATTTTCGGTAAGGACTATTTGGCAGCCATCAGCTTGTCGATCACATCCTGACCAACGATTTCGGCAATCTGCGGCCAAACATCAGCCCGAACTTTCTTGGCGATGGTAGCACGATCTGCATCAGAAACCTCTACGACCTGATAGCCACTTTCGCTCAGTTTCTTGACATATTCAGCCTCATTGTTGCGGCCCCAGGCTGCATAGTCTTTTGCAGCTTTGTCGAACGCCGCCTGAACCGCTTTCTGCTGCGCTTCATTCATCTTGCCCCAGCTTTTCTTGGAAGCATAATAAGTGGTGTTCTCGACCACCGCATTATAGGGAATGAAGGCCTTGCCAACGCCGGACGTTGCAAAAGCACTGTACGCCAACTGAGCGGTACAGCAAATGGCACCATCAACGGTGCCAGACTGAATGGCCGGGAAGACTTCGCCCCAGTTCATGGTGGTGGATTTGAAGCCCATGGCATTGACGGTGGATTTGATCACCTGAGAGCTCCAGACACGAATATTCATGTCTTTGCTATCAGTGTTGGTCGCATTGGCTGGTACGCCTTTGGCGACAACCCCGATGAAGCCTTCCGGCGCATTGGCCAGCAATTTGAGGCCCAAGCCATCCAGACGCTCGGCAAAGATAGTGTTGAACGGGCTGTCTTTTTTCAGATAGGTCTTTTCCGCATCATCCCAGCTCGAGACCAGATATGGCAGGGAATTGATTTCCAGAACCGGGTCATTGTGGGCGTAAACAACAGAGTGAACCAGATCCACGTTGCCGCGAGACGCCGCTTCGAACAATTCCTCACCAGAGCCAAGCTGGCCGGCCGGGAAGAGATTGACTGTCACATCCACATTGGCCGCTTCAATATCCTTCTTGATCTGATCCAGCAATGTATTGCCGAAATGCTCGACCGGAACCACACCAGCCAGTTTCAAGGTGATGTTGTCTGCAGCAGCAGAACCGGCAAGACAGACACCCAATGCAGTCGCAGCCAGCAATTTCGTAAGATTGGTCATAAGTTTCCTCCGTTGATGCGCTTTTGGTCATTTGAGAAAGGAGAAATCCGGTCTCGCCTGAAGTGACCACCTCCCTCGACTTGCGCCTTGGGGCTATTGGACCAAGACTAGACATATTACACAAGTTCATATAATTAATGCCGATATAAATCAGGATTATATTATATGAACCGCACCGATCTGGAACGCTTCTGCCATAACCTGGACTGGAACCTGCTGCATACCTTTCTGGTCATTGTCGAAGAACGAGGTGTCACACGCGCTGCAAAGCGCCTGCTGGTTACACAACCTGCTGTCACCAACGCCTTGAAAAGACTTGAAGTCCAGTTCGATTGTACCCTCATAGATCGGGGAGAAAACGACTTCACTCTGACCAAAGCCGGGCAGCTTCTTTATGAAGAATGTCAGGAGGTATATAGCGGTGTATCTCGCATGGCAGAGCTTCTGAAAGATGTGCGTGAAGAAGTCACTGGCCATGTCTCAATTGCAGCTGCAACCCATTGCAGATCCCCTGTCATTGATGTCGCACTGGCTCGTTTTCATCGCGAAAATCCCAAGGCAACGCTCTCCATTCAGGTCGTTACCAGTGGAGATGTCGTCACCCTGGTCAAACGAAAAACCGCCTCCTGCGGCTTTGCTCTGACAACAGCAAGCGCTGCGGGTCTGGTCTCTGACGTAATTTTCCGTTCGCACTTTTCACTTTATTGCGGCAAGGAATGCGAGCTATTCGGACGCAATGACATCACCCTGGAAGAAGTCGTCGCCCAACCCTATGTCACCTATCCGACGGATCAATCAGGATCAGAGATGGCGCGCCTGACCCGTGCGCGTCAGGAAATCAATTTCGACAAGCTGCCAGTTGGCCGCTCTTACCATCTGGAAGAGCTGGTCCGCATGGTTGAGATCGGCATAGGTATTGGCCCCTTTCCAGTCCATGTTGCTCAGCCCCTGGTTGATGAAGGGCGCCTCTGGCGCCTGCCTTGCTTTAAAGAACTTCCTGTTTTTGATGTCTCACTGGTGACCAATCCCAAGACGAGACGAAATGGAGCAGAAAGCGCCTTCATCAAGATCCTTCTCGATGAAATTGCCAGAACCCCAATGGAAGAGCGGAGCTATCTGAATTAGGCCGTCAGCACGATCCATTTCCAACTCGAAGAAACGAAGGATTGGTGGTTTTCATATATTGGACATAATGGGACAAATCAGCAAAGCCCCCGCGAGAATACAATTCTTGACTATCGGCAAAGAAAACAGGACTGGAAGTCGGCAGCATTGCAATTGTTTCGACGATGGTTCGATGAGAAATCAATTTATGTTTGTTTGGCAGCTGTTTCCTAATATTGAATACTCATCCATAGAGTTCGTGAATTCTGATTGGGTGTAGCGGTTTCGTGGTTTTGGAAACCTCGTTTCGCCCAAAACCTGATTGCACGAGAATTGTCTTTGTTAACTCCCACATGAAACGCAGCTGCATCTAAATCGCGGGCATTATTTTTCCATACTTCAAACAACCTATTCCCTACACCTTGGCCTTGAATTTCAGGCAAAAGATTTAAATGGAGATGTGCTGGATAAGCCTCGCACAGATCCTTTGGAGGGATTTGGGGATTATGAATCATATAGGCTCTGCGCTGATCCGCATCCCAAGTCGAACGAGATGTTTTCGATGGTTTTGGGTATTTCCGCCTTAAAGCAGGCCACCACTGTTTTTCTTGCCTGCACGCAAACTCATACGTATCCAATGTACCCACACAAAAGCCCAAAACCTTTTCTTGATGCTCGATCACAAATGCCAGATCGGGTTCAAGCATCAGATAAGGGCCTGAATAGATATGCCCCATCATGTCAGGATCAACATATAGAGTTTGAGCATCACCACCCAGATGTCCCGTTTTTAGTGATATTGAATATAGGCTACCAAGGTCATCATCCCGCGCTTTACGAATTTCCATATATCCAAACCAAGTCAGAAAACAATATATTTGATAGCCAAATCTACTCTAGCTACAAGACGGCATGCAAATTGTTTGGACCGTGATTTACCACCAATCTTTGGACGTAAAACTCATCCAGATGAACTGCGACAAATCACTCGAGACGTTTGTTCCACACCACTTGGAAACGTCAATCCTCGCATGCAAGTGATCGATTCAACTAGCCCTTTTGACGCGAATTTCTGAGCATCCATTCGAAAATTCTGCGCCCAGGTAAAGGCGTGAGATCTGAGCTTCTGGTGTCTGCAACTTCGCGAAAGCCAGTTTTCTTTAACACGTTGATTGACGCCACATTATCGCTGGCCACATCTGCAAGTAACTGACGACGTTTAAAATGTTGAAGCGATGACCCTCGATATAAATTCAGCAGCTTTGTGCCGTATCCTTGGCCTTGAAAAGGTGCCCCAAGCCAATAACTCAAGCCTATGCGATCTGCGTCAATTTCATAGGAGCCGATTGATCCAATAAGTTTATCTGCGTCCAATAACCCGACCCCAAACACACAAGGTGTTTGCTCAATCTGATTTTCAAGAGAATATTCAAATTTCTCATACAGCTCTTCGATTGAACAATCTGACAATAGTCTGACCCCGGATCCTGGCCGGATCTCACCCTTTAGTGAACCCGATACTCTAGGATCTGACAGAAGGTGGCAGTAATCTATCTTATCATCGATACTCAACGGTTGAACAAAGATACATCCATCAGACATACGCATAGGCTTGATCCGTATATATGGGAAAACGCTCCTCTCAACGATAAGAAAGCTATCCATTCCCCTTATGATATTCAAGCTAAACGAGCCCTGAAATCCTTGAATTACAGGGATATTATCTGCCCATTTGGTGGTCGTATCGAATAATCTCGCCCCTGTTCATAAGCACCTTTGATCACTTCAAAGATAGCCAACAAGATCACGGATGGATTGGATGAAGGATTCTCCAAATTCACATCCGGTATTCTTCATCTTCGATTACGTCATGATAACCTCCTTAAAAGCTATCATGACGTCAATCTCAAATGATTTGGGAACCCAGATTCTTAAAAGAGCCCCAATACCTATTCGAAGAAGAAATTTGGCAGGAACATTGGTATTTGAGGGATATATGTGATCAGCATCAATGTTGGCAACCATGCGAAGGTGATGAAGATCAATGTTGGCTTCATCATCGCTTGGACAGAAACACCGGTCACTCGTGATCCCAAAAACAAAAGAGGCGCGGTCGGAGGCGTGATATTTCCCATGCCCATATTGACGCCCAACACCGCCGCAAAATGAACCGGATCCATTCCCGTACTGACAGCAATGGGGGTCAGCAAAGAGGCGCTTAGGACAAGTCCACTAAAATCATCCATAAGCATGCCGATTAGGATCATCACAACATTGATCATCAATAGAACAACAACTGGATTGTCAGATACCGAATAAATCATGTTGCGGGCAATTGTAGGTACATCCTCAAAAATGAGGAACTTACTCACAATTAGCACCATGAAGATCATCACCATTACCACACCAATGGTGACACTCGACTCTTTCAAGGTTTCCCAAAAGATTTTCCAGGTCAGCCCTTTGTAAATCCAGAAACCAACAGGGATCGAGTATATCGCAGCAACACCCGCAGCCTCGGTTGGCGTCATGACACCGCCATATATGCCGCCCAGAATAACAACCGGCATCAAAATCGCCGGCACAGCGTTAAAGGTAGATTTTCCCAATGCTACAAACGGACTTCCATCGATTTTGGTCAGCTCGATATTTTTGGCATTTCTCAGCATAACAAAGTTGACGATGATCAGGAAAATGGTGAGTAACAATCCCGCTGCCAATGCTGCCAAGAAACACTTGAGAACAGACTGCTGTGTCAGCCAGGCATAGATCAATTGTGCTCCACTTGGAGGAATGAGCAAACCAAGAGGACTGGCACAAACCAAAAGAGCAGCTGAAAACCCTTCTGGGTACCTGTTACGGCGAAGATGCGGGAACATTATAGAGCCAATACAAGTCAGCGTAGCAGCGCCGCTGCCTGAAATAGCCCCAAACATGGCGCTAGCGAGAACGCAAGCGCCACTGAGTCCACCTTTAATTCGCCCCAACAACAATTCGGCAATAGCAACGATGGGGCCAGCGATTTTACCCCGTTGCATAAGATCTCCTGCCACAATGAACAGCGGGATGACCAGAATGATGATCGTGTTCATTTTCCAATGACCGGTTCCCATAAAGGCCGAGATATTGTGATCACCCAATAGCGCAATCAAAATCAACACCCCACCAAATGCCATGGGCACTGCAACGCCAGCGATCAGCAATGCGACGACAAGGAAAATTGAAAGCCCTAGCAACATTGTTCTTCCCCCATCAATTTGCACTGAACTGGGCTTGGCTCCCGGATCATTTGCGGTCCAAATCTCACAAGAACATAGACATGCAACAAACCATAGAAAGCCATGAAGAAAACCCCGAGAAAGATGCCCAGATGGGCAACAAAGAACGGAATTTTGAGGGCAATTGTTTTCTGCCAGTACGGATATTGCGCAATGCCGCTATCCAACAAAAGATAGGTCCAATACAGCATGACAAAGCAGATCAGTGTTTCCACGACATGCAGGCATAGTCGCCTGAGCCAAATGGCGCGCGCAGATTTGAAATAGGATTCAAGAATGTCAGCCCGGATCTGGGTATCTTGATAACTTCCTACACCACAGGCCAGAAAATAGAGCCAAAATGAGATTGGTAGCAACCATTCTTCATATGCGAAGAGATCCCAATGCAGGATATATCTAAAGATAACAACCATAAGAAAGGTCAGGGGAAGAATAAGCGTCGCAATCGCACTCATTGCCAGTTTCGCGGTCACCAGTTTTCGAACCAATCTCCCAAATCTGGGCGGTAATCCATCCGCTAGTTCCATATCAAAGCAGCCTTTCAGTAAAAAAACGCGCTCAGGCCTAACGACCTGAGCGCGAATATTTGTTTGATGTTTTACTTGCTCAGTCGGTCAAGAAAATCCTGACCAATGACATCTGCGACAGATGGCCAGATTTTTTCCTTTACGACAGCTTTGATTGCGGCGCGTTCCTCTGGGGTGAATGTGACAATCTCCCAGCCTTTTTCCTTGAGCTTACCCATGATCACATCGGTACGCTCCAAGGCTTCATCGGACATACGTCTTGCTGCTTTGCTTGCAGCTGTCTGAATAACTTCCTTCTGTTTCTCGGATAGTTTCGCCCATTTTCCGCCATTCATATAAATGAGCTGATTCTCGGTGAAGGCTGCATAGTCGAGATAAACGCTCCCAACATCACTGGCAGCAAAAGCAGTGTAAGCAAGTTCAGGAGTACAACAGATCGCTCCATCAATTGTGCCAGCTTGAACAGCGGGGAAAACCTCAGCCCAGTTCATGGTAGTTGTTTGATAGCCCAGAAGATCCATGGTCGATTTCGCCAACTGGGAACTCCAGACACGGAGGGTTGTTTTCTGGTTTCCAATACCACGCGGATTTGCAGGCATTTTGGTCGCAACAGCTCCAATCAGCCCTTCGACGACAGTAGACAAGTGTTTGATGCCGTGCTGCTCAAGAATCTCTGTGTAGAGCTTGTTATATTCAGCATTCGGGTTTTGGGTGATTTTGCGAATGTCGTCCGCGCCACCAACAAGAAATGGAAGACTTTGGAAATCAATACGGGGGTCAGCGACAGCATAAACACTGGCATGCACCATATCTACATTGCCAAACTTGGCATCATCCAACAATTCTTCACCAGACCCAAGCTGCCCTGCAGGGAAAAACTTAATATCAATCCCTACATTTGCCCCTTCAATTTCAGCAATCATATCTTCGAGAACACGATTGCTGGCATGCGCTTCTGGTAGGGTTCCTGCCAATTTCAAAGTGACATCAGCAGCCACAGCAGGAACTGCCAAGGTTGCAAGCACGGTCGCACTTACGAGGGTTTTGCGAATTTTCCGAAACATTATTTCCTCCCAAATATAATGAGTTTCAGGAACAAGTTCCCTGCTCATTTATAGAATTGCCAGTTTTTGCTGCATCTGGCCGGGAGTGATTTTTATCTCTATACCTGTTTGAAAATACCCTTGCTTGAAACAAGCAAATTTCCTTCAGACAAGTACAAAAGATATACAATATCTAATAGATGAGGGAATCTCCCTCTCCATTTTCATGGGTCCCAGCCAGGTTATTAACTACCCGGATGTTGAGAAACCTGACAGCACCACATGTCCTCTCGTGCTCTTTTCTTCTTCAACATCCCGGCGCTAGAATCCTAGCGGGATCGACAAAGCGATATGTGCCAAATTCTCCTGTTTTCAATTAAATTTCGACACAAATCATGCATTTGGAAATAAAATTTGGCATTAAATGTCAAAACAAAAAACGCTCTTTTATGTTGACCATCTCTGCATCCCGTACTGGTCGCCAGTGGATTGCACGTTATTGATGGGAGGGACGTCTGTCATTGGAATTGAAGGAATGCATGAAAACCATGCCATTGTGAACAAAGATTTTTATGTTTAGATTGACCGACCTCTCCCTTTGCTCACCTCGCCTCCATTATCTGATTATGATAATGTTCAATGGTGTTCACTGGATGCGGAGAGTGCAAATGGACGTCAAGGATCGCCAGATCATACGGGCTTTACAGGAAAACGGACGTCAAACCAATTCTGAGATCGCAGATCTAGTCAATTTGTCTCCCTCCCCCTGTTTACGCCGGATTCGCAATCTTGAGAAATCTGGCGCAATACGTGGTTATTCGGCAGATGCGGATCCAGTAATGTACGGGCTGTCGGAAACTGTCTTTGTCCGTATCAAACTGGAATGCCATAACAAGGATGGTGTGAAACAATTTGAGCAGAAAATTCAAAATATCGATGAAATATTGGAATGCCACTTGTTAACCGGTCCGATGGACTATCAATTGAAGGTGGTGGTTCCAAACATGGTTTCTTATGAAAACTTTATTCGAAGGAGCCTGCACCCCATACCGGGTGTTGTAACCATCGATACCTGTTTTGTTTATGGCACGATCAAAAAGAAAGCAGCCTTTCCAGAACTTGGCTGATGCCATCAAAAGACAAGAAATCCACTCCAATCGGCGTCATGACCAGGCAATTAGCATTGAGTGAGCATGGGCTGCAGGACGAATGGTTCGGGGCAAGGAACGCTGCAAAGGATCGCACCCAATCCGTCGTTTATGCAACTGATCAATTTACTCTGTGTTCTTGCATGTCTTTGGATCTATATTGCAAAAACTTGATTATCAGATTTCGCTCTTTTTTCGACAAACCAGCTCTTGAAGCCATGGCTTTCACATTCGAGGTCCATTGGTTTGCAGTATATCGACCAGGGACACGACGCTCATGACATGCGGTGCATTTCATGCTGAAAAGCTTATCGGCACGCGCCCATATTGCTTCGGCATCGGTCGTTAACATGTTGCTTGCGACCCAGCCATCCAATGTTGCTCGATGCCAGACAAGGCCTGTTTCAGGATCGGTACTGGCTTCCTTCTCAACAATCGAAACCGCTGCTTTTTTCTTAATAGCCAGATCAAGGATCCGCCTTCCCTGTACTGCATATAGCACTCGCTTGGTACCATGCTGATACCAGCCTTCAATTCTGATCTTTGCTTTGGACCCTTGCTGTTTCAGCAAGATCAGCTTGGCTCCGACCGTCAACAAGCCGATTGCTTTTGCATTGGGCTGATTGGTTTTAAAAATGGCAATATCAGAAACCGGATAAACAACCTTTTCATCAAATGCTCTCGCCATGGCTACCCCACAGCCCACATATGC
The DNA window shown above is from Cohaesibacter gelatinilyticus and carries:
- a CDS encoding sulfite exporter TauE/SafE family protein — encoded protein: MIESLPFFVDTGLSSWVLYGLIAASFMTSALTAAFGIGGGVALLAIMSMAMPVATLIPVHGIVQMGSNAGRSWHFKRFIQWPFILAFAIGAAIGTAIGSQFVVALPDNLLKLILALFVLFLVWGPKPKRVRGGNGAIAMGGGLSSLAGMFVGATGPLVGAIVAGRADERQAIVATHACAMTLQHGLKILAFGAIGFAFQTWLGLLIAMIASGYAGTIVGGAILKRMPDHYFRVIFKGLLTLLALMMLGKALLGFAE
- the alr gene encoding alanine racemase — translated: MKTTPLHSSWCEISCAKIEQNLRIALDILPAGSRFCVVLKADAYGHGIENVVPILLSHKIGYVGITSNSEAMAVREAGFGGTIMRLRTATFDEAVNALPFDVEEQVSTVEAAQAFAGLIKKRDLVIPLHLSLNAGGMSRDGLELSITSGRESFARIISLVGDNIVGICTHFPSNLTEELQISITRFHHDVNWVFRNSSLRREDILVHGGSSLTLVSGQKVGTDMMRCGAVLYGLVRQDLGFQPTMTLKARITSIGRYPQGSTIGYDRSSLLSEDKMLANISIGYANGYSRRFSDRSQVLVRGKQLPVLGKISMNTIVVDVSALTDAQVGDEVVVFGAYGEEAINVRTMEDLSGTIMADLCTDWGHRNPRIVT
- a CDS encoding TRAP transporter large permease; the protein is MIILGSLILICVMLIIGVSVPMAFGAVLMFIAFFGGHDVSGFMPTGHWKISSLVLLAIPLFILAGAIMERGRIAAPLVALAELMVGHIRGGLSAASVVASGIFGAISGSAAATLTCIGSIMMPHLRKANYPDGLAAALIVSASPLGLLIPPSSSQILYAWVTQQSVLKCFLATVVPGLILILLLCIVNFVMLRNVKDLKTDRHEGSFRFELRKRGIKAMPALLMPVIILGGIYGGVMTPTEAAGVAVVYAIPIGFFVYKGLTRENFFPTLRYAGTTIGVVMMMVLIVLIVSQFLVFENIPAIAKELIYSVSDNPIIVLLMVNLVMILIGMLMDDISGLLLSAPLLLPIVQSVGMDPVHFAAVLGVNLGMANITPPTAPLLYLGARVTDTPVNVMMKPTLIMIVFAWLPTLLITTFIPQVALWLPDLMFS
- a CDS encoding TRAP transporter small permease; its protein translation is MTNLSQHFSPGMARFIDRLIVIKSWMLVIGCLIMAGTFFFVVVFRYGFGADLFAYEEWLLIICFWLYFAGSAMGTHDGTHVNADLLTYVIKDPHMAHLRSIIVGSIELIVALALVYWSTLMLIDEIESYPRWRTTIALRIPFFVPRLAMLVGFGLMAFYSLLHLIVLFRCKPTLDSKSASNS
- the dctP gene encoding TRAP transporter substrate-binding protein DctP — protein: MTNLTKLLAATALGVCLAGSAAADNITLKLAGVVPVEHFGNTLLDQIKKDIEAANVDVTVNLFPAGQLGSGEELFEAASRGNVDLVHSVVYAHNDPVLEINSLPYLVSSWDDAEKTYLKKDSPFNTIFAERLDGLGLKLLANAPEGFIGVVAKGVPANATNTDSKDMNIRVWSSQVIKSTVNAMGFKSTTMNWGEVFPAIQSGTVDGAICCTAQLAYSAFATSGVGKAFIPYNAVVENTTYYASKKSWGKMNEAQQKAVQAAFDKAAKDYAAWGRNNEAEYVKKLSESGYQVVEVSDADRATIAKKVRADVWPQIAEIVGQDVIDKLMAAK
- a CDS encoding LysR family transcriptional regulator; this translates as MNRTDLERFCHNLDWNLLHTFLVIVEERGVTRAAKRLLVTQPAVTNALKRLEVQFDCTLIDRGENDFTLTKAGQLLYEECQEVYSGVSRMAELLKDVREEVTGHVSIAAATHCRSPVIDVALARFHRENPKATLSIQVVTSGDVVTLVKRKTASCGFALTTASAAGLVSDVIFRSHFSLYCGKECELFGRNDITLEEVVAQPYVTYPTDQSGSEMARLTRARQEINFDKLPVGRSYHLEELVRMVEIGIGIGPFPVHVAQPLVDEGRLWRLPCFKELPVFDVSLVTNPKTRRNGAESAFIKILLDEIARTPMEERSYLN
- a CDS encoding GNAT family N-acetyltransferase; the protein is MEIRKARDDDLGSLYSISLKTGHLGGDAQTLYVDPDMMGHIYSGPYLMLEPDLAFVIEHQEKVLGFCVGTLDTYEFACRQEKQWWPALRRKYPKPSKTSRSTWDADQRRAYMIHNPQIPPKDLCEAYPAHLHLNLLPEIQGQGVGNRLFEVWKNNARDLDAAAFHVGVNKDNSRAIRFWAKRGFQNHETATPNQNSRTLWMSIQY
- a CDS encoding GNAT family N-acetyltransferase; translated protein: MRMSDGCIFVQPLSIDDKIDYCHLLSDPRVSGSLKGEIRPGSGVRLLSDCSIEELYEKFEYSLENQIEQTPCVFGVGLLDADKLIGSIGSYEIDADRIGLSYWLGAPFQGQGYGTKLLNLYRGSSLQHFKRRQLLADVASDNVASINVLKKTGFREVADTRSSDLTPLPGRRIFEWMLRNSRQKG
- a CDS encoding TRAP transporter large permease, translated to MLLGLSIFLVVALLIAGVAVPMAFGGVLILIALLGDHNISAFMGTGHWKMNTIIILVIPLFIVAGDLMQRGKIAGPIVAIAELLLGRIKGGLSGACVLASAMFGAISGSGAATLTCIGSIMFPHLRRNRYPEGFSAALLVCASPLGLLIPPSGAQLIYAWLTQQSVLKCFLAALAAGLLLTIFLIIVNFVMLRNAKNIELTKIDGSPFVALGKSTFNAVPAILMPVVILGGIYGGVMTPTEAAGVAAIYSIPVGFWIYKGLTWKIFWETLKESSVTIGVVMVMIFMVLIVSKFLIFEDVPTIARNMIYSVSDNPVVVLLMINVVMILIGMLMDDFSGLVLSASLLTPIAVSTGMDPVHFAAVLGVNMGMGNITPPTAPLLFLGSRVTGVSVQAMMKPTLIFITFAWLPTLMLITYIPQIPMFLPNFFFE